The Methanobrevibacter millerae genome window below encodes:
- a CDS encoding fumarate hydratase: MDIIDKVSDSIIEASTNLSQDKRHALESAIENEVNENARWALKQILENYEVSQKSKFPLCDDTGIPHVIIELGKNREITSELISQINEGIYQGLNRLPARPMAVKGNSIERIEQSQGLFDDPGLMKPASFLIDNSQNPDTLNVHFLLQGGGPEIRAKTYRVYHKRSFDTVINEAIEWLKESLKLLGCTPSIPAIGIGRTHYEASSLMLKSMVYGNLDLQSKEEKYVSHKLNETNIGPLGFGGNTTVLGTFIKIGNQRASGVRIVSVRPSCFVEPRKSTVRL, translated from the coding sequence ATGGATATTATCGATAAAGTATCTGATTCTATAATTGAAGCCAGCACAAATTTGTCTCAAGATAAAAGGCATGCTCTTGAATCAGCCATTGAAAATGAAGTTAATGAAAACGCCCGCTGGGCATTAAAGCAGATTCTTGAAAACTATGAAGTCAGCCAGAAAAGTAAATTCCCGCTATGCGACGATACGGGCATTCCTCACGTAATTATCGAATTGGGCAAAAACCGTGAAATCACCTCCGAATTAATATCACAGATTAATGAAGGCATTTATCAAGGGTTAAACAGACTTCCGGCAAGGCCTATGGCCGTTAAGGGAAATTCAATTGAAAGAATCGAGCAGTCACAGGGACTTTTCGACGATCCAGGATTAATGAAGCCCGCATCATTTTTAATCGACAACTCACAAAATCCAGACACGCTTAACGTTCATTTTTTGCTTCAGGGAGGAGGTCCTGAAATAAGGGCAAAGACGTACAGGGTTTATCACAAGCGTTCATTTGACACTGTAATCAATGAGGCCATTGAATGGCTTAAGGAATCATTGAAGCTTTTGGGATGCACCCCGTCAATTCCCGCAATCGGCATCGGCAGGACGCATTATGAAGCATCATCATTAATGCTTAAATCAATGGTATACGGCAATCTTGACCTTCAATCAAAAGAAGAGAAATACGTAAGCCATAAATTGAACGAAACCAACATAGGGCCATTGGGTTTCGGCGGAAACACCACGGTTTTAGGCACATTTATAAAAATAGGAAATCAGAGGGCCAGCGGCGTCAGAATAGTTTCCGTAAGGCCGTCCTGTTTTGTCGAACCACGGAAATCTACCGTGAGATTATAA
- a CDS encoding V-type ATP synthase subunit F: MSSVAIIGDIDTVSGFRLGGVKKAEVVNTADEAIVAFDKFLEEEISIIIITQVLANEIREHINRKIGSDVLPMIIEIPDKDGSSEGSSDQMNDLIKRVIGVEMVK, encoded by the coding sequence ATGAGTTCTGTAGCTATTATTGGTGATATAGATACTGTATCTGGATTTAGACTTGGTGGAGTTAAAAAGGCAGAGGTTGTAAACACTGCCGATGAAGCAATTGTTGCTTTTGACAAATTTTTAGAGGAAGAGATTTCAATTATTATCATTACACAAGTGTTAGCTAATGAAATTAGAGAACATATAAACAGGAAAATTGGTTCTGATGTATTACCAATGATAATTGAGATACCTGATAAAGATGGGTCCTCCGAAGGGTCATCTGATCAAATGAACGATCTTATTAAAAGAGTTATCGGGGTAGAGATGGTTAAATGA
- a CDS encoding HrpE/YscL family type III secretion apparatus protein yields the protein MAEISDAIAMIKKAEADAEQLIIDSESQSKDLINESRVKAEEIISEAKKSAEEEAQKTVFDAEDKAKEEAKSIAANSENDVKSLKDAAMTNVDEAASIIVKNIL from the coding sequence ATGGCAGAGATATCAGACGCAATCGCAATGATAAAAAAAGCTGAAGCTGATGCTGAACAACTCATTATTGATTCTGAATCACAATCAAAAGATTTAATCAATGAATCAAGAGTGAAGGCTGAAGAAATTATTTCAGAGGCCAAGAAGTCAGCAGAAGAGGAAGCTCAAAAAACTGTTTTTGATGCAGAAGATAAAGCTAAGGAAGAAGCTAAAAGCATTGCAGCAAACTCTGAAAATGATGTAAAATCATTGAAAGATGCCGCTATGACCAATGTGGATGAAGCTGCTTCAATTATTGTCAAAAATATTTTGTAG
- a CDS encoding ATP synthase subunit A, with protein sequence MIIEGKIIKIAGPVIVADGMRGAQMLEMVRVGDQKLIGEIIELEGDTATIQVYEETAGIQPGEVVECTGGPLSVELGPGVMSSIFDGIQRPLRIIREESGDFIARGIDVDSVNKEKKWEFKPVAKVGDKVTGGDVLGEVQETTAVLHKILVPPTMEGEVTSIASEGEYTVLEDIAEIDGEAVQMLQKWPVKRSRPYVRKLDPDIPLVTGQRAQDTFFSVAKGGAAAIPGPFGSGKTVTQQQLAKWADADIVVYIGCGERGNEMTEVLTEFPFLDDPKTGNPLMDRTVLIANTSNMPVAAREACVYTGITIAEYYRDQGYDVALMADSTSRWAEAMREISGRLEEMPGEEGYPAYLASRLAQFYERAGRVETIGTESNVASISVVGAVSPPGGDLSEPVTQNTLRICKVFWALDASLADKRHFPSIDWLQSYSLYVDSIEGWWAENVAADWRATRDEAMSLLQKESELQEIVQLVGPDALPETDQATLETTRMLREDFLQQNAFDDVDTYCAPDKQYKMLKTILKFYDESLAAVQRGVPIANIVALPVKEEIGKMKYIPQDVFDAKIEEIQAAITKQCSEA encoded by the coding sequence ATGATTATTGAAGGAAAAATTATTAAAATTGCTGGGCCTGTTATTGTCGCAGATGGTATGAGAGGAGCCCAGATGCTTGAGATGGTTAGGGTAGGTGACCAAAAGCTTATCGGAGAAATCATCGAGTTAGAAGGCGACACCGCAACTATCCAAGTATATGAAGAAACAGCCGGTATTCAACCGGGTGAAGTAGTAGAATGTACAGGAGGTCCTTTGTCCGTAGAACTCGGTCCGGGCGTAATGAGTTCTATTTTCGACGGTATTCAAAGGCCTTTAAGAATTATCAGAGAAGAATCTGGTGACTTTATTGCAAGAGGTATTGACGTAGATTCCGTTAACAAAGAGAAAAAATGGGAATTCAAACCTGTTGCTAAAGTCGGTGACAAAGTAACCGGAGGAGACGTTCTTGGTGAAGTACAGGAAACCACCGCTGTTTTGCACAAGATATTGGTCCCACCAACCATGGAAGGGGAAGTAACCAGTATTGCATCCGAAGGCGAATATACTGTACTCGAAGATATTGCAGAAATTGATGGCGAAGCTGTTCAAATGCTCCAGAAATGGCCTGTAAAGAGAAGTCGTCCTTATGTAAGAAAATTAGACCCAGACATTCCATTAGTCACTGGTCAAAGAGCACAGGACACTTTCTTCTCAGTAGCTAAAGGTGGTGCAGCAGCCATTCCAGGTCCTTTCGGATCAGGTAAGACTGTTACACAGCAGCAACTGGCTAAATGGGCAGACGCAGACATCGTTGTTTACATCGGTTGTGGAGAACGTGGAAACGAAATGACTGAGGTACTTACCGAGTTCCCATTCCTTGACGACCCTAAAACCGGTAACCCACTGATGGACAGAACTGTTCTTATTGCAAACACTTCAAACATGCCGGTAGCAGCTCGTGAAGCATGTGTATACACAGGTATTACAATCGCTGAATACTACCGTGACCAAGGTTACGATGTAGCGCTCATGGCAGATTCAACCTCAAGATGGGCTGAAGCTATGAGGGAAATTTCAGGAAGATTAGAAGAAATGCCAGGGGAAGAAGGTTACCCAGCATATCTGGCATCCAGATTGGCACAGTTCTATGAAAGGGCTGGAAGGGTAGAAACTATCGGTACCGAATCAAATGTTGCTTCCATTTCAGTAGTTGGTGCAGTATCACCTCCTGGTGGGGACTTGTCCGAACCTGTTACACAGAACACATTGCGTATCTGTAAAGTGTTCTGGGCTTTGGACGCATCCCTTGCAGATAAACGTCACTTCCCTTCAATTGACTGGCTGCAAAGCTATTCATTGTATGTAGACAGCATTGAAGGCTGGTGGGCTGAAAACGTAGCAGCCGATTGGAGAGCTACTCGTGACGAAGCAATGAGTCTTTTACAAAAAGAATCAGAACTTCAAGAGATTGTTCAATTGGTCGGTCCTGACGCTTTACCTGAAACAGACCAAGCTACTTTAGAAACTACACGTATGTTAAGAGAAGACTTCTTGCAACAAAACGCATTTGATGACGTAGACACATATTGTGCTCCAGACAAACAATATAAGATGTTGAAAACCATCCTTAAGTTCTACGATGAATCTCTTGCAGCAGTTCAAAGAGGTGTTCCAATTGCAAATATTGTAGCATTACCTGTAAAAGAAGAAATTGGTAAAATGAAATACATCCCACAGGATGTTTTTGATGCTAAAATTGAAGAAATTCAAGCAGCAATTACTAAACAATGCAGTGAGGCTTAA
- a CDS encoding V-type ATP synthase subunit K (produces ATP from ADP in the presence of a proton gradient across the membrane; the K subunit is a nonenzymatic component which binds the dimeric form by interacting with the G and E subunits), whose protein sequence is MVEIALGTALAAIGAGVAIGFAGLGSGLGQGMAAAGSVGAVAEDNDMFARGIIFSALPETQAIYGFLIAILLLVFSGLLGGGSGLSTEAGIVAIGVGASIGFAGLGSGMGQGLAASSSVGAIVEDNDMFARGIIFSALPETQAIYGFLIAILLMVFGGILG, encoded by the coding sequence ATGGTAGAAATTGCTTTAGGTACTGCTTTAGCAGCTATTGGTGCTGGAGTAGCAATTGGTTTTGCTGGATTAGGTTCCGGTTTAGGGCAAGGTATGGCAGCAGCAGGTTCCGTAGGAGCAGTTGCTGAAGATAACGATATGTTTGCTAGAGGTATTATTTTCTCTGCATTACCAGAGACTCAGGCTATTTACGGTTTCTTGATTGCAATCTTATTACTTGTATTCTCCGGTTTATTAGGTGGAGGATCAGGTTTATCAACTGAAGCAGGTATTGTAGCTATTGGTGTAGGCGCATCCATCGGTTTCGCTGGATTAGGTTCCGGTATGGGACAAGGTCTTGCAGCATCATCATCTGTTGGTGCAATTGTAGAAGACAACGACATGTTTGCACGTGGTATTATTTTCTCTGCATTACCAGAGACTCAGGCTATTTACGGTTTCTTGATTGCTATTTTACTCATGGTATTCGGTGGAATCTTAGGTTAA
- a CDS encoding V-type ATP synthase subunit C: MADEIATLMSSIGLSPETFIAVCVLAILVVGAVVVIITSRPILDIYPYLNPSARVRARKGRLFDEKQISEMVEANNVEEVENYLKGVPEYADVLEDYPLDKALDIHRADTYDFIARLAPKEVKDSFVVMSKKTDINNIKSLLTAKEVGLSPEETKDLLIPSGSLYKELNSLVDADNVTDIVTSLDGTEYATVLEDALPEYEENHMILPLESALDKYYLGKLLHSPDVPSDENRQILYSYIGTQVDADNLKLILRAKEDGLSYDDISSYILADGYQLREWKLKDLMDSPDVTNVISGLEGTKYAEALTDVVPQYNETGSVAVFERALDVYVTEHAKSLSSKKPLGIGPIIGYLSQKEAEIKNLKIIARAKREADFPNSKIMEMLI, from the coding sequence ATGGCTGATGAAATTGCTACATTAATGAGTTCAATCGGACTTTCACCGGAAACATTTATTGCAGTTTGTGTTCTTGCAATTCTTGTTGTGGGTGCTGTAGTTGTAATCATTACATCTAGACCAATACTGGATATTTATCCTTATCTCAATCCTAGTGCAAGAGTAAGAGCTAGAAAAGGAAGACTCTTTGATGAGAAACAGATTTCCGAAATGGTTGAAGCTAACAATGTCGAAGAGGTAGAAAACTATCTCAAAGGCGTTCCTGAATACGCAGATGTATTAGAGGACTATCCTCTTGATAAAGCATTGGACATTCATCGTGCAGACACCTATGACTTTATCGCAAGGCTCGCTCCTAAGGAAGTAAAAGACTCATTTGTTGTAATGTCCAAGAAAACGGATATTAACAATATCAAAAGTCTTTTAACTGCTAAGGAAGTAGGTCTCAGTCCTGAAGAAACTAAAGATTTATTAATCCCTAGCGGATCACTATATAAAGAGTTAAATTCTTTGGTTGATGCGGATAATGTTACAGATATTGTCACAAGTCTGGACGGTACCGAATATGCTACCGTATTAGAAGACGCTCTTCCTGAATATGAGGAAAATCATATGATTCTTCCGTTAGAATCTGCTTTAGATAAATATTACTTAGGCAAATTATTACATTCTCCTGACGTTCCTTCCGATGAAAATAGGCAAATCCTGTATTCATACATAGGAACTCAAGTCGATGCTGATAACCTTAAATTAATTTTAAGGGCTAAAGAAGATGGTTTATCATACGATGATATTTCCAGTTATATCTTGGCCGACGGTTATCAATTACGTGAATGGAAACTTAAAGATTTAATGGATTCACCAGACGTTACTAACGTAATTTCTGGATTAGAAGGTACAAAATACGCTGAAGCTTTAACCGATGTCGTTCCGCAGTACAATGAAACTGGTTCAGTTGCTGTGTTTGAAAGGGCATTGGATGTGTATGTCACAGAACATGCAAAGTCATTATCTTCTAAAAAACCATTAGGTATTGGTCCGATTATTGGTTATTTAAGTCAAAAAGAAGCTGAAATTAAAAACTTGAAAATTATTGCAAGAGCAAAAAGAGAAGCTGATTTCCCTAATTCTAAAATCATGGAGATGTTAATATGA
- a CDS encoding V-type ATP synthase subunit I: protein MFKTARMRKIRIVTLEKYVAPTVDALHEQGLIQISDISDSIQQDPELAELVTPAKATPYTGKLSSLLMKTNGISELLGNSLSEGHGIKDTIMSFISPDIPVQKEVEDLDTEAFIAKAEETLDQVGGKTHVIEGKLAALDSETSELKSNKSLARHLSNFDMDLALLKDSKYTSTTVGRINVESTSEIKTKLSNLTDELDMFTVPSEDKDYETIVVVTLKEYSDEVYSTLRKYDFEKIEIGNVEGTPQQIISNADSRLSAIESERATVKSELRVVAEQYDDEILALKEQLENEKEKNEILSSFVQTKDAYMLEAWVPVDDTEKVEQLVEKTSDGHCAFELIEVEGTDDENVPILQRNGWYSKPFEYLVDMYSPVRYNEIDPTIFVAIMFPIFFGFCLTDAIYGLIVSLIGVVLLKGLGKVNKTMHAFGWILIWSGLWAIILGLLTNGFIGDFPERIAGFRLPTVFAPVEAFKHPDTILIIAIIIGVIYTNLGFIIGAIDNFRYGNKKEAIGSQLCWFVLEAGVILLALGYLMPSIGIIGYALGGVLVIACIGMLVYANGAYGVMDIFGFMGDILSYARLLALCLATGGIAMTVNILAQMIDNMVPFVGIILAIIIFIGGHIANFAFQVLGAFINALRLNYVEFFSQFFMGGKNKFEAFKAERTFTKTKN, encoded by the coding sequence ATGTTCAAGACAGCTAGAATGCGAAAAATTAGAATAGTTACGTTGGAAAAGTATGTAGCTCCTACAGTGGATGCTCTCCACGAACAGGGACTAATACAAATCAGCGATATTTCTGATAGTATTCAGCAAGATCCTGAATTAGCGGAATTAGTTACTCCCGCAAAAGCTACACCTTATACTGGTAAGTTATCTTCACTTTTAATGAAAACAAACGGTATATCTGAACTTTTGGGAAATTCTTTATCAGAAGGCCATGGGATTAAAGATACTATAATGTCTTTCATTAGTCCAGACATTCCCGTACAAAAAGAAGTTGAAGATTTGGATACTGAAGCTTTCATTGCAAAAGCTGAAGAAACATTAGACCAAGTGGGAGGTAAAACTCACGTTATTGAGGGTAAACTAGCCGCTCTCGACTCCGAAACAAGTGAATTAAAGTCTAATAAAAGTTTAGCTAGACACTTATCTAATTTTGACATGGATTTAGCTCTTTTAAAAGATTCTAAGTACACTTCTACTACTGTTGGAAGGATTAATGTTGAATCTACTTCAGAAATCAAAACTAAATTAAGTAACTTGACTGACGAATTAGATATGTTTACGGTCCCAAGCGAAGACAAAGATTATGAAACTATCGTTGTGGTGACTTTAAAAGAATATAGTGATGAGGTTTACTCAACACTTCGTAAATATGACTTTGAGAAAATTGAAATAGGAAACGTTGAAGGAACTCCTCAACAGATTATTTCAAACGCTGATTCCAGGTTATCCGCTATTGAATCAGAACGTGCAACTGTTAAATCAGAATTAAGAGTTGTCGCTGAGCAATATGATGACGAAATATTAGCTCTCAAAGAACAATTAGAAAATGAAAAAGAAAAGAACGAGATTCTTTCTTCTTTTGTTCAAACCAAAGATGCTTACATGCTTGAGGCATGGGTGCCGGTCGATGACACCGAAAAGGTAGAACAATTAGTAGAAAAAACCTCTGACGGTCACTGTGCCTTCGAACTGATTGAAGTTGAAGGAACAGATGATGAAAATGTACCTATTTTGCAGAGAAATGGGTGGTATTCCAAACCTTTCGAATATCTTGTTGATATGTACTCACCAGTACGTTATAATGAAATCGATCCAACAATATTCGTTGCAATTATGTTCCCAATCTTCTTTGGGTTCTGTTTGACTGATGCAATTTACGGATTAATCGTATCATTAATCGGTGTTGTTTTATTGAAAGGCTTAGGTAAAGTCAATAAAACAATGCACGCATTCGGATGGATTTTGATATGGTCCGGTTTGTGGGCAATAATATTGGGTCTGTTAACCAATGGTTTCATTGGGGATTTCCCAGAAAGAATCGCAGGATTCAGATTGCCGACAGTATTTGCTCCTGTTGAAGCATTCAAACATCCAGACACTATCTTGATAATTGCAATCATTATTGGTGTTATTTATACTAACTTAGGTTTCATTATAGGAGCCATTGATAACTTCAGATACGGTAACAAAAAGGAAGCTATCGGATCTCAATTATGCTGGTTTGTTTTAGAAGCTGGTGTTATTTTATTAGCACTTGGATACTTAATGCCTTCAATTGGTATTATTGGATACGCATTGGGCGGTGTTTTAGTAATTGCATGTATTGGAATGTTGGTATATGCTAACGGTGCATATGGAGTAATGGATATATTCGGATTTATGGGAGACATTTTATCATACGCTCGTCTTTTAGCTTTATGTCTGGCTACGGGCGGTATTGCTATGACAGTTAACATCTTAGCTCAAATGATTGATAATATGGTTCCATTTGTTGGAATAATCCTTGCAATCATCATATTTATTGGTGGACACATTGCAAACTTCGCTTTCCAAGTTTTAGGTGCATTCATTAACGCTCTGCGTTTGAATTATGTTGAATTCTTCTCCCAGTTCTTCATGGGTGGAAAAAACAAATTCGAAGCTTTTAAAGCAGAAAGGACATTTACAAAAACTAAAAATTAA
- a CDS encoding citryl-CoA lyase — translation MQANNFRVNEHSLKTAISNVEPNKLTTRGYNQQDLIEKIRYGDMVYLLLKGRLPSIKESRMFNHVLVSFCDHGVTPPSTQTARIIASSGSPMNSAVAGALLSFGHKHAGAIEQTMELFQSSIDSLFLTEDNDLDNKQIASLAIEVYNDYYAKKEKIPGFGHRYHTTDPRAEKLIQMAIREGFVGPHIKLAVAIEDLVYQNKNIKLNVDGANAAILSDLGFTPDLGLGVFIIGRVPGIIAHIHEEKMDEEDFRCFCDLDDIEYRGH, via the coding sequence ATGCAAGCAAATAATTTTCGTGTTAATGAACACTCTTTAAAAACAGCAATTTCCAATGTTGAACCCAATAAATTAACTACAAGAGGATATAATCAACAAGATTTAATTGAGAAAATACGTTATGGAGATATGGTTTATTTGCTTTTGAAAGGAAGATTGCCTTCCATTAAGGAAAGTAGAATGTTCAATCATGTCCTTGTCTCTTTTTGTGACCACGGTGTCACTCCGCCAAGCACGCAGACCGCCAGAATCATTGCATCATCAGGTTCGCCGATGAATTCCGCTGTTGCCGGAGCCTTGCTTTCATTCGGCCATAAGCATGCAGGTGCAATTGAACAGACGATGGAACTGTTCCAGTCCAGCATAGATTCATTATTCCTGACTGAAGACAATGATTTGGACAACAAGCAAATTGCAAGTTTGGCCATTGAGGTTTACAATGACTATTATGCTAAAAAAGAAAAGATTCCCGGCTTCGGCCACAGGTATCACACTACCGATCCGAGAGCGGAAAAGCTGATACAGATGGCCATTAGGGAAGGCTTTGTCGGTCCTCACATCAAGCTTGCCGTGGCCATTGAAGATCTGGTTTATCAAAACAAGAACATCAAATTGAATGTTGATGGTGCAAATGCTGCCATATTATCTGATTTGGGTTTCACTCCTGATTTGGGATTGGGTGTTTTCATCATAGGACGTGTTCCGGGAATTATTGCGCATATCCATGAAGAAAAGATGGATGAAGAAGATTTCAGATGTTTTTGTGATTTGGACGATATAGAATATAGAGGTCATTAA
- a CDS encoding V-type ATP synthase subunit E, which produces MSSGTDKIVSSIMSEAQGKADIIMQEANAEIAAINADAEKTAAAEKNKILENGKKQSDMRYQQIISEAKMNARRAELGAKEEVIEAAFTKATAQLKDVASSDSEEYDDSLTKMIKEAVDELGAKDLIIQLNEKDTQKFKSQLGDNVSTFQIDDVNFQLGEPIDTIGGAIVKTKSGDIEVNNTIESRLERFKSILRSEVANVLFK; this is translated from the coding sequence ATGAGCTCAGGCACAGATAAAATTGTTTCAAGCATTATGTCTGAAGCCCAAGGGAAAGCTGATATAATCATGCAGGAAGCAAATGCAGAAATCGCAGCAATCAACGCTGATGCTGAGAAAACTGCAGCCGCAGAAAAAAATAAAATTCTAGAAAATGGTAAAAAACAATCTGATATGAGATATCAGCAAATTATCTCTGAAGCTAAGATGAATGCTCGTAGAGCAGAATTAGGCGCTAAAGAAGAAGTAATTGAAGCTGCTTTCACAAAAGCAACTGCTCAGTTGAAAGACGTAGCTTCTTCAGACAGCGAAGAATATGATGATTCATTAACTAAAATGATAAAAGAAGCAGTTGACGAACTCGGTGCCAAGGATTTAATTATTCAATTAAACGAAAAGGACACCCAAAAGTTCAAGAGTCAATTGGGCGATAATGTCTCTACTTTCCAAATTGACGATGTAAATTTCCAATTAGGAGAACCTATTGATACTATTGGTGGAGCTATTGTTAAAACCAAAAGCGGAGATATTGAAGTGAATAATACTATTGAATCTAGATTGGAAAGATTTAAAAGTATTTTACGTAGTGAAGTTGCAAATGTATTATTTAAATAA
- a CDS encoding nitroreductase family protein — MEFDEVINTRYSVRGYLDKEVEKEKLNYVLKAATIAPTGVNFQPFKVYVIDTKKNKEALREVYPAEWFTQAPYVLCVVSLKDKAWVRKYDNKNISDIDATIVMDHIILAATSVGLGTCYIAAFNPQKAREFLKLEDNEEPVLFTPLGYGNAEPRDTPRKEVDEFTVYL; from the coding sequence ATGGAATTTGATGAAGTAATCAATACAAGATACAGCGTTAGAGGATATTTGGATAAGGAAGTCGAAAAAGAAAAACTGAATTATGTCTTGAAGGCAGCCACAATCGCTCCAACAGGAGTAAATTTCCAGCCGTTTAAGGTTTATGTCATTGATACAAAGAAAAATAAGGAGGCTTTACGTGAAGTATATCCTGCAGAATGGTTCACGCAGGCTCCTTACGTTTTATGCGTTGTTTCCTTAAAGGACAAGGCATGGGTGAGAAAATACGACAATAAAAACATCTCAGACATTGACGCAACCATCGTAATGGATCACATTATCCTTGCGGCAACCAGTGTCGGACTTGGAACCTGCTATATTGCAGCGTTCAACCCGCAAAAGGCAAGGGAATTTTTAAAATTGGAGGATAATGAAGAACCGGTACTGTTCACTCCTTTAGGTTACGGCAATGCAGAGCCAAGGGACACTCCAAGAAAGGAAGTCGATGAATTCACGGTTTATTTGTAG
- a CDS encoding peptidase codes for MHLTKQYLDKIGIGETDSGYVSEKTFNDGGQFRFEVPGIQSPKTMEALLGEADNQDLTIHRVTQTKGIMLLSDEDIQEMVDLAKSAECELFLSVGPRATYDTSATVHTKEGIRIGYRLRGYDNLVYAIEDVKRAASFGVRGILLYDEGLLYVLNRMRSDGELPESLHFKMSAHAGHGNPASAKLLESIGLDSLNPVRDLQIPMLASIRNAIDIPIDLHTENPKSTGGFIRHYEVPQFIKVAAPVYLKTGGSVAANHNWDTTQKEAVARVKQVKLVKRMIGQYLPDAVMSPPKSSDLAVPE; via the coding sequence ATGCATTTGACTAAACAGTATTTGGATAAAATAGGTATCGGTGAAACAGATTCCGGATACGTGTCCGAAAAAACCTTTAATGATGGCGGGCAGTTCAGATTTGAAGTTCCCGGAATCCAGTCCCCTAAGACAATGGAGGCTCTTTTAGGTGAAGCCGATAACCAGGATTTGACAATACATCGCGTAACCCAAACCAAGGGCATAATGCTTTTAAGCGATGAGGATATCCAGGAAATGGTTGACTTGGCTAAAAGCGCTGAATGCGAGCTATTTTTATCTGTAGGGCCAAGGGCGACTTATGACACGTCAGCTACCGTCCACACTAAAGAGGGAATCAGAATAGGCTATCGATTAAGGGGATATGACAATCTCGTTTATGCGATAGAAGACGTTAAACGGGCAGCATCTTTTGGCGTTCGGGGAATATTGTTGTATGATGAGGGATTATTGTACGTTTTAAATAGGATGCGCAGTGACGGCGAGCTTCCCGAAAGTCTGCACTTCAAGATGTCAGCCCATGCAGGACACGGAAATCCCGCTTCGGCAAAGCTTCTTGAAAGCATAGGTCTTGATTCGCTAAATCCTGTGAGGGATTTGCAGATACCGATGCTTGCGTCCATAAGAAACGCAATAGACATTCCGATTGACCTGCACACGGAAAACCCGAAATCGACCGGAGGATTCATCAGGCACTATGAGGTTCCGCAGTTCATTAAGGTAGCTGCTCCGGTGTATTTAAAGACCGGCGGTTCCGTTGCGGCCAACCATAACTGGGACACCACTCAAAAAGAGGCAGTCGCAAGGGTAAAACAGGTCAAACTGGTCAAAAGGATGATAGGCCAATATTTGCCTGATGCAGTCATGTCACCACCAAAATCATCCGATTTAGCTGTTCCTGAGTGA